The Setaria viridis chromosome 2, Setaria_viridis_v4.0, whole genome shotgun sequence DNA window TATGTATCAGAATctcattttttaagaaaaaagaactCCTTCAATGACCAAGAACCCAGAGAGGGAGTCAGTAGAGGCAGAGAGATCCATGGAACACTCGGACAGTTTAGTAAGTTCCAAAGGGAGATATTTCTCATGGAGGATGTTATCAGTTACCAGACTATAAAAGAAGGCATTTTCTTGTCTGCATAGAAATATAGAAATGATTATCCATCACTATAGTGGCATGTTAAGTTTGCAGGAGCAGCACACAATGAATAGTGTTTCAGTAGCTGGGCAGGTTCTAGAATTATAACTATTATAAATGCAAATTAAACGATAATGAGGAGCATAACTTGAAAACCTTTTTTTCTATCATTCGGATATTACACTAATCATGAATGAATAATTCCACAAGAATAGTACATGCAATTAGAGAAAGGGTTTTAATTGAAGCCTAATAAACACAGAAACAAACCAAAGCATGCAATTGAACATAAGATTTGCATTTACGTGGAAGAAAGGAACAAGACTGCTCTATTCTTGAACATGCATGAGGACTGCAAATCATTGATACTAAGAATATAATTACAGAATAATAGTGACTGTAGATTAACTCACTGAAGAGAATCGCTTGCAATGTCTGAAAGGAACTTCTGGGTGGCTACAGCAACCAATCTCGTTCTGTAAAACACAAATCAGATAACGTAAGCAGCAAATTAAGCAATTTCTACTTCTAGCTGTAATGAATCTAAGCACTGATAGCTTATTACCATCAATCAAGTCTACTAGGGGAAAAATAAGCCTTCCTGGGAGAAATTGGCAAGCAAATGAGCACTTACAAGCGGAGGTCAGGACAGTTGAATCCGCTGCGTCCGAGGTAGTGCTCCACCAGCTCGTCAGGAATCTTCAGCACCACCGAACCAAGCATCAGGGCTAAGCCAAGAGACAGAAAAGTAGAGAAGGCGAGAGGGGGGTGGTGGCACCATACCGTGGGGGTGTAGTCcatgagggaggagaggaactCGGTGAGCGCGGTCTCGTCGTCGTGCCGCccgtccccgcctccacccACAGGCCCGCCCATGCCCGGAGCCATGCCCCCGCCagggcctccgcctccaccgctgctgttgctgcccATCATCCTCACGTCCCGCCGCCTCGCTGCCCTCACCGCACGAGCAGCTGGTAAGATCCGACGGTTAGAATCGCGCAGA harbors:
- the LOC117843162 gene encoding transcription initiation factor TFIID subunit 10, giving the protein MMGSNSSGGGGGPGGGMAPGMGGPVGGGGDGRHDDETALTEFLSSLMDYTPTIPDELVEHYLGRSGFNCPDLRLTRLVAVATQKFLSDIASDSLQHCKARVAAPIKDNKSKQPKDRRLVLTMDDLSKALREHGVNLKHPEYFADSPSAGMAPSTREE